One window of the Arthrobacter sp. zg-Y919 genome contains the following:
- a CDS encoding CarD family transcriptional regulator, with product MNFTVGQTLVYPHHGAVTVTDISPMTVKGVERETLTFRVHATELTIKLPADNAEDVGVRRVIDEDGVEAVFAVLRGPVGMEPDNWSRRFKANEGKMSTGELHLIAEVVRDLWCRERTHPLSTGEKRMLLKARQLLVSELALARSSSGEEAGDLLDSVLLETVSEPEPELATS from the coding sequence TTGAATTTCACCGTCGGGCAGACCCTGGTGTACCCGCACCACGGCGCCGTTACCGTTACCGACATTTCGCCCATGACCGTCAAGGGAGTCGAGCGTGAAACGCTGACCTTCCGCGTGCATGCCACCGAACTGACCATCAAGCTTCCGGCGGACAACGCCGAAGACGTGGGCGTCCGCCGTGTCATCGACGAAGACGGCGTGGAGGCCGTGTTTGCAGTGCTGCGCGGTCCGGTGGGGATGGAACCGGATAACTGGTCCCGCCGCTTCAAAGCCAATGAAGGCAAGATGTCCACCGGTGAGCTTCACCTGATCGCTGAAGTTGTCCGCGACCTGTGGTGCCGCGAGCGTACCCACCCGCTGTCCACCGGGGAGAAGCGGATGCTGCTCAAGGCCCGCCAACTGCTCGTCTCCGAACTTGCCCTGGCCCGCTCCTCGTCCGGTGAGGAAGCCGGCGACCTGCTCGATTCCGTCCTGCTGGAAACCGTCTCGGAGCCGGAGCCGGAGCTGGCCACCAGCTAG
- a CDS encoding hemolysin family protein, with protein MYEWLMVGVGLLLTVGTGLFVASEFSLVNLDRAELEARRDQGEKRLNPTINALKITSTHLSSAQLGITLTTLLTGYTFEPAISSLLRSPLTTLGLPEGMVPGIGAVAGIFLATIFSMIIGELVPKNFAMTLPLATAKLVVPFQTVFTTVFKPVILLFNNTANAIIRSFGIEPKEELSGARSAEELSSLVRRSALEGVLDLDHAVLLNRTLRFADHSAADVMTPRVRMRTVHESDTAEQIVAVATATGYSRFPVIGRDSDDVLGVLHLKQAFAVPLAARTSVTAAELMVEPLHVPESMGVDTLLGLLRAQGLQVAIVSDEHGGTAGIATLEDLVEEIVGELEDEHDRARIGVVRTGRAITFDASLRPDELLDRTGVEVPDGEEYDTIAGFVTDELDRLPELGDEVEIEGGTLRVERVVRNHIERLRFTPSGSLETPVSAHDRIVDSLTKELTHE; from the coding sequence ATGTATGAATGGCTCATGGTCGGCGTGGGTTTGCTCCTCACCGTCGGTACCGGACTGTTTGTCGCCTCCGAGTTTTCCCTCGTCAACCTGGACCGCGCAGAGCTTGAAGCCCGCCGCGACCAGGGCGAGAAGCGCCTTAATCCCACCATCAACGCGCTGAAGATCACCTCCACCCATCTTTCCAGCGCCCAGCTCGGCATTACGCTGACCACACTGCTGACCGGGTACACCTTTGAGCCGGCAATCAGTTCCCTGCTGCGCTCCCCGCTCACCACCCTGGGCCTCCCCGAGGGGATGGTGCCGGGAATCGGCGCCGTCGCCGGCATTTTCCTCGCCACCATCTTCTCGATGATTATCGGTGAGCTGGTTCCCAAGAACTTTGCCATGACCCTGCCCCTGGCCACCGCGAAGCTGGTGGTGCCGTTCCAGACCGTCTTCACCACGGTATTCAAGCCAGTGATCCTGCTGTTCAACAACACCGCGAACGCGATCATCCGGTCCTTCGGCATCGAACCCAAGGAAGAACTGTCGGGCGCCCGAAGCGCCGAAGAACTCAGCTCCCTGGTCCGCCGCTCCGCCCTGGAAGGCGTGCTGGACCTGGACCACGCCGTGCTCCTGAACCGGACGCTGCGCTTTGCGGACCACTCCGCTGCGGACGTTATGACCCCCCGGGTCCGCATGCGGACCGTACACGAGTCCGATACTGCCGAGCAGATTGTCGCCGTTGCTACGGCAACCGGCTATTCCCGCTTCCCCGTGATCGGACGGGACTCGGATGATGTCCTCGGCGTCCTCCACCTCAAGCAGGCCTTCGCGGTTCCGCTGGCTGCACGGACGTCGGTCACCGCTGCAGAGCTCATGGTGGAACCGCTGCATGTACCCGAGTCCATGGGCGTCGATACCCTGCTGGGACTGCTGCGGGCCCAAGGCCTGCAGGTAGCGATCGTTTCCGACGAGCACGGCGGTACCGCCGGCATTGCCACCCTCGAAGACCTCGTGGAGGAAATCGTCGGCGAACTCGAGGACGAACACGACCGGGCACGAATCGGCGTCGTCCGCACGGGCCGCGCCATCACGTTCGACGCCTCACTGCGGCCCGACGAACTCCTGGACCGCACCGGCGTCGAGGTTCCCGACGGCGAGGAATACGACACCATCGCCGGGTTTGTCACGGACGAACTGGACCGTCTGCCGGAACTGGGCGACGAGGTGGAGATCGAGGGTGGCACCCTCCGCGTGGAGCGGGTGGTCCGAAACCACA